Below is a genomic region from Persicimonas caeni.
AGCGCGTAGACGATGAGTCCACCCAGAGCGAGCCCAAAGAGCACGAGCACAGCCAAACCGCCCACGAACGTCAGGTTGTTGCGCGAAGCCTTTTTGTGGGTGTACTCGCTCAGGTTGACCTGGACGTCGCCCTCGGTAAAGACGAACTCCACGTCTCCAAATTCGACGACGTCGCCTGGCTTCAGGCGTTTGCTGCCGCTCACTGAGCTGCCGTTGAGGCGGGTGCCGTTCGAGCTGCCCAAGTCGACCAGGGTATAATGATCGGCGTCGCGCACGATCTTGGCGTGCTGGCGGCTGATCGATTGGTCGCTGAGCAGGATGAAGTTGTCGTCGGTGCGCCCAATGGTGTTTTCGATCTCCGAGAGGCTGAACTCCTCGCCGGCGAACGAGTCATTGACGCGGACCAACTTGTGGTGGTCGGAGTTGTTGGAGATGAACAGGGTGTTGAGCACACTTTGGCGACCATGCTGACCAGTGGCCTTGAACTCCAGGTACAGATAGAAGTCGCCGATGCGAATCTGCGAGGCCGTCCCGAGGTCACGGCGCTGGATGACTCGTTGGCCGTCCACGATCACGCCATTGGCGCTACCCAAATCCTCGATAAAGCACCGATCGTTTTCGATGAAGATACGGGCGTGCTTTCTGCTGACGCTCGAAGAGGGGAGGACGATATCGCACTCGTCTAACCGGCCAATGACGTAAGACCCGTGGTCGAACGAAAATTGGTCGGCGATCTGAGTGTTACTGTCTTCGATGGTCAGGGTATACATGAATCCGTACAACCGAAAAAATCGGCGCCTCCGCTCGACCGGGGCAATTCAACTATCCCAGTAACCCAGACAGGTCGAGCGGAAGGCGGCCGTGTTGCTCGAAGCGCCAAACCAAAGCGCGGCTCTAGTCGCGGAAGATGTCGAAGTCGACTTCGACCCCCGCGTGACGCAAGTCCTCGTAGAAGAGGGGGATATAGCCGGTGGGGTGGAAGTTCTCCTCGTTGCCCTCGACGCGGTAGTAAAACACATCGTTGAGGCGGAAGGAATCGAGGTCGACACCCTGGACTTCGGTAATCTGGCGCACGCGGAAGCCGTTGTCGCCACTGCGGTGCACGATGACCACGAAGTCTACTGCACGGGCGATCTGCTCGCGAAGGCCTCGGGGACTGATCTCCGGATTACCCAGCAGGCAGAGGCTCTCGAGTCGCCCAAGGGCGTCCGAAGCGCTGGTGCCGTGGGTGGTGATCATGCTGCCCTCGGTGCCGCTGGCGGCCGAAGTCACCCAATCATACGCTTCGCCGCCACGACACTCGTCGACGATGATGCGCTGAGGGTGCATGGAGACGGCTGTGCGCACCAAAAACTTCAGGTCGTGGCCGGTAGCCGGGCTCGCCTCCAAGCGCACCGCCGAGGCGAGCGGAAGGTCGAGGTGGGTCGACTCCTCGACGGTCACCACACGGGTGCCCTCCGAGATCAGCCCGGCAATGGCGCCGAGCATCGTCGACTTGCCCGAGCTGGTCGGGCCGGCGACCAAGATCGAACGGCCCGATTGCACCGCTCGTCCCAAGAATTCGCTCATGCCCGGCGACAGCGTTCCGCGCCCGACGAGTTCGTCGAGGCTGGGATGGTCGGTGGGCGGCTTTCGAACGGTCAGGGCGGGGCCGTTGACCGAGAGCGGCGGCATTACCACGTGCACGCGGGTGCCGTCACCGAAGCGTACTTCGTCGGCGCCGATGCTATTGTCACGCGTGCCCAGAAGTCGGTGAGCCGCAGCCATCAGCAACTCGGGGTGGCTGAAGGCGCGCTCGGCGACGATCAGTTCGCCGTTCTTGCGCACGAGCACCTGGTCGAAGCTGTTGACGTAGATGTCCTGCACTTCGGGATCGTCGAGATACATCTCTACGGGCCCGAGGCCGACGCACTCGGTGGTGATAAGCTCGATGAGCGTATCGCGGTCAACGCGCGGGCTGACCGTATTGACGGCGTCTGCGACCTGCTGAGCAAAGTCGTCGCGGTCGGCGGGCACCGGCGGGTAGTCCAACGGAAGGTCGTCGGGATGGACGCTCTCGAAGAGCACACGCGCCACGTCGTGTTGGGCGGCGTGGAAATCAGCGTCGAATTCCGAGCGCATCTCACGCGCCGGGAGCATGCCGTCGCCCTGTGGGGCGCTGCCACTGTGACCCATCTCACGACCAACGCGTCCGCCACTTCGAGCGGGGGCGTCCGGTCGCGATGGCGCAGCGTGGTCGGGGCTGGGCGTCGGTGCATCCATTTGGATGTCGCCGCCAGCAGGGCTCGGGCCGCCAAGCGACGGCTCGGGCGTCACGCTGCCCGGACTGGAGTTGTGGCGAGGCTGAGGCTGCGACGGTGCACTTCCTGCGCTCGAGCCACGTCGAGATTGCGGTGCCGGACTCGCTCCACCCATGTCGGTGTTGTTCGGGGCCGGTTCGCCGCCAAAACCGAGGTCGTCGAAGTCGAGGGCCGGTTCGGGATCGGGCTGGTTGCGCGAGGGGGTCGAACCGCCTGCCGACGAGTGCCGTCGTTGAGGCGCGGGGCCTCCTCCGGTCACGCCAGGGGCCTGCGAATCGCCCGCCGCAAACAGGTCGTCGACTGGACCGCCGCCACCCAAACCGGAGTTGGCTGGCTGTCCCTGCGCTCCCTGATTTCTTCCGCCCGGAGGCGAGGGGGGCATCGAACCGCCACCGCCGCCACCAGGACCAAAGCCCGACTGGTTCGGGTTGGGCTGGCTGGGAGTCTGTTGGGGAGGCGAGGGCGGTGCGGCCGGCGGCTGGTTGGCCGCCTGCGGTGCCTCGACCTGAAGAATGAAATCACCGATGTAGATCTTGTCGTTCTCGGTGATGGGCTGCTCGCCGGTGACTTTGCGGCCGTTGACGTACGTCCCGTTAGTACTGTTCAAGTCGGCGATCACAAAACTGCCATCGACCAGCGCAATCCGGGAGTGCTTCTTGGAGACGTTGCCCTTGGGCAGGACAATGTCATTTCCCTTCATTCGCCCGATGGTGATCTCGGACTTGTTGAAATCGTATTGGGACTGCTGCCCGCCTTTCTCACTTATCGTGACGGTGAACATGAATGGCAGGTTCCTCTAAGGTGTGTGGAGAGTGCGAAGCATCGATGCTGGCGACTCGCGCCGAGACACACGTCTAGTAAGACGACGATTTTGAATACTAGTTTCGGCTTCAAAGCGTCGCAGAGCAAGCAGTTTCTGTCAAGAAATCAACTGCTCAGCTTTCAGGGACGGTCGCCGCCGGTGTGGAGCTCTCTTCGAGCCCGCCGGCGTCGGCGGAGTTGCCACCGTCCGATTGGGTCTCGACGACGACCTCGTCGCGCTCCTGGTCCGCCGCGCTCGGCGCGCTCTCGTCGGCCTCGACGATCGGCTCATCGGGACTAGCGAGATGACGCGGCTTGACCGGAAGGCGGTCGAAGACCGAGGCGTCCTTGGGAGCGTACTCGGGATCG
It encodes:
- a CDS encoding FHA domain-containing protein, producing MYTLTIEDSNTQIADQFSFDHGSYVIGRLDECDIVLPSSSVSRKHARIFIENDRCFIEDLGSANGVIVDGQRVIQRRDLGTASQIRIGDFYLYLEFKATGQHGRQSVLNTLFISNNSDHHKLVRVNDSFAGEEFSLSEIENTIGRTDDNFILLSDQSISRQHAKIVRDADHYTLVDLGSSNGTRLNGSSVSGSKRLKPGDVVEFGDVEFVFTEGDVQVNLSEYTHKKASRNNLTFVGGLAVLVLFGLALGGLIVYALFWFKQSKQEAQPREQAVVAAPESVEGRASSMLEEGKSHMRRREWDNAISSFDEVLALAPDNQEAQKLRQQARAEQEAGDLLLKGEELSEQGRHNDAREVLMKIPEDTVAAQRAKPTIEHVEKTLAHNLKNEAIRLLKDSKLSKAEMQKAHEKLVRSLDLAPDDEEALEAVREVESMMKKKRVDFKKYARQ
- a CDS encoding ATPase, T2SS/T4P/T4SS family — its product is MFTVTISEKGGQQSQYDFNKSEITIGRMKGNDIVLPKGNVSKKHSRIALVDGSFVIADLNSTNGTYVNGRKVTGEQPITENDKIYIGDFILQVEAPQAANQPPAAPPSPPQQTPSQPNPNQSGFGPGGGGGGSMPPSPPGGRNQGAQGQPANSGLGGGGPVDDLFAAGDSQAPGVTGGGPAPQRRHSSAGGSTPSRNQPDPEPALDFDDLGFGGEPAPNNTDMGGASPAPQSRRGSSAGSAPSQPQPRHNSSPGSVTPEPSLGGPSPAGGDIQMDAPTPSPDHAAPSRPDAPARSGGRVGREMGHSGSAPQGDGMLPAREMRSEFDADFHAAQHDVARVLFESVHPDDLPLDYPPVPADRDDFAQQVADAVNTVSPRVDRDTLIELITTECVGLGPVEMYLDDPEVQDIYVNSFDQVLVRKNGELIVAERAFSHPELLMAAAHRLLGTRDNSIGADEVRFGDGTRVHVVMPPLSVNGPALTVRKPPTDHPSLDELVGRGTLSPGMSEFLGRAVQSGRSILVAGPTSSGKSTMLGAIAGLISEGTRVVTVEESTHLDLPLASAVRLEASPATGHDLKFLVRTAVSMHPQRIIVDECRGGEAYDWVTSAASGTEGSMITTHGTSASDALGRLESLCLLGNPEISPRGLREQIARAVDFVVIVHRSGDNGFRVRQITEVQGVDLDSFRLNDVFYYRVEGNEENFHPTGYIPLFYEDLRHAGVEVDFDIFRD